The genomic region TTCAATTTCAGGAACCTCGGAAACAGGATTTTCACAAACATCGTATTTCATAAACCGTGGCTATCTCTTTGGAAAAAAATACCACTGTGCGTCGTGCATGGCCTGCGGATGATAGAAAGGATTGTGGTATACCGATACTAACGTGGAAACCTGCCATACGGGCCCTTTTCTCGAGCTGCTCTATAGCGTCGAGGATCGCCTTCTTCCCTCTCATTCCTTGGAATCCCATCGGTGCCCTCTTCTCCCAATCCCCTAGAATTTCGTTCTTCCTGTCGCGCGCGTCCTCCTCCTGGAATCTCCCGACCGTCAACGACGGTATCCTCGCGTCGTAGTCTTCCGAGTAATCGAACAAGTACGAATCCGCGTCTCTCGCGTCCTGGTATCCCAACGTGTTCCTCTTCTCAATTTCGCTCAAGATCTGTTTGCATGTTACAAGTATTGTTAAAACCAATCGGCCGTCGGAACGTTGCAGCGGTGTAACGCGGAATGAAATCAAACAGCTCGAGGACGGATCGCGGCAAAGATAAACGAACGAGAAAGATTAGACCCGCAAGAGCGTATCGCGATAGAGCGACGTAACGTAATTTCGTTGATCGATGTAGACGCATGGTGGCCGTTTACCTCTTCCAGCGACTTCTTGCCTCTCATCCCTTGAAAACCCATGGGTGCGCGTTTATAATGTTCATCCTGTTTATAATACGCTCTTTTTTCGTACGCGTCGCTTGGGACGTAAGAATCCTCCAAGTCGGAGCCTAGGCTGTCCTTTTTTCCCCTCGTACCTTGAAAGCCCATGGGTGCACGTTTGTCGACGCTTTCCTGGACAAGATCGCGCTCGATGTCGTCCGCCATCGAGTCCTTTTTGCCTCGCATGCCCTGTATACGGGTACACgaatcataattaatatatgtatatttattcaatttcggCCTCGCGACGCGGGAATTAAATTTGCTTACGTTTCTAAATGTTGTTTAACCTATCCCCATACCTCTTCTTCTCGTAATTACTCATCCCTCCCCATATCTGACAATAATCTAGTCTAAGCTAACTCAGCCTAATTTATTCTActtataatagtttatattcATACTCTTCTCTTCTTTACCTGCAGACTCTTATAAtctttctgtatatttttgagctgtttattactgttatttttagtcttattattattgctatttttattattacttttattattattgccaattattgttttctgttttattttattttttgtcaaGTTGTAAGAGTTCAAGAAAGTAAATGATAATTGGAGATACTCTATTATTTAAGATGACGATTATGTTTTAAATGATACATAATAGCAGTTCTTAAATATGcgaacaaaattatacatatccATTTAACAAACCATTCATAGAAATTTTGTCAACGACATTTAAAATCGAACAACATGTATActtgtatttttcattatatctAGATTCACttatattattgcattgcAACTACCctttattctctctctttctctttctatctctcttattctcGGTATCTCTGGAATTATCTCTTCGTTTCCGCTTTTCTTCCTCTATTCATTCTTCTCTAGACCATCTCTATTAATATACTTCGTTTTCCCAGTTGCTCTCACTGTTACAATCCCCTCTTCCCTCGTTTAGGCAGTTCTTTATTAGCACTCTCACGAGAAACGGTTAACCTTCCGTCGGCAAAGTACTTTTTTTACTAACGCGGTCAACAACTTTGGTCTTTTACGCTCGAGCTTgattttttttactgttttaagctttaagaatatttgaagaaattatggAATAATAATCTAAGTTCCTACGTTAATACACGAACGATGATTAAGTGTTTTGGGTGGTCGAATGAGATAACCCTTCTATTCTGAAGACATCaattgtatcattttcttATTAGAAAAATGCTAAAACTAAAAACAATAAAGTTAGATACATGTTTGTTGAATAACCGGGGGACCCAAATATCTTAATAAGTGTAAAAAATAGGGAATGTAGGGAGTAGTAAAAATTCTCCAGACAATTAATAAACACAGTATATCATTgcgataataaatatgaaataaataaaaattaatgtttatatattataataattatacaaaagacagtattatataattatatgaaacagtaatatactatatcataacTCGTTACCGttgtactattataataaGGGTAGCCCGGTTGTAGAACAAcgtcgacaattttttttattgaactaAGGGTTAATAGGCTCGCTTTCTGTGGACACTTATCGCgtcttttcattttactttacCTGAAAGCCCATAGGCGCTCGTTTAGAGATTGCGGCGTCCTCCGAAGACGCCAAGTTCTTATTCCCGCGCATTCCTTCGAAGCTCATGGGGTCACCCTTCACGGAGAGTACACTGTTCGATGAGGTGTCATCGGCGAGCGTAAATACAATGGTCGCCAGCAGACAGAGACACGAACGAACGATCATCCTGCAACAGAGAAACGCGTTATTAATGCAGGCTTGTTGGaactaataaatttgataGTTAAGATTTGATAATCAAGTTTtgataatcaaaatttaataatcaagatttgataattttaatccaTGCGTTCCGTAAATGCCGTCCATCATATTTACAAATCAAAGGCGAAACAACTTGACTGTCCTTTCATCCGCCGCCATGATGCAAACCCGCGCGTCGCAACGCGTTGCAGTTCCTCGCGCGAAGAAAGCCGTATCATCGTGTCCCGAACTTGGTATCATACACGTATTGTCATCCAACACGCATACGCCGTTCGACATCGGACACAGAATATAGGACATACCACATACGGTAGACGACACATGGGAGCGCCGAGGATGCGGAGAGATAGCGGGATCGGCGATGAACGCGAACGAAATGTCGATACGCGCATCCccttttaatattcgaatgaaaCTCAATTTCGTAGCATATTTGCAGTCGTTCGGCCATCCACTCGCCCGGGTTTGATTTCGGAACTGTCCCCGCCGTTTTATCGAAGATTTCTCGTCCGGTTCGAAGCCGGAGacttttctttctccccgTTCAATTGTTGAATTTCGAAACGAACCACTCCGATGTAATCGAGGGGAAAGAGGGTCAACAATCTTTGTTCCTCCGGGCTAGGTGACGTCGTGCAACGCTTTGTAAGTTTAAATGTCGCGACGAACCACGTCGAATGTCGTGCAACGCTAAAAATTGAAGTCTAACTGTGACCGAAGTGCTCATTTTATAAGAGTGGCAAgagcgaatttattttcagactTCTACATTCTTATTGTAATACGTGCTTGAAATGAGAAATGCGAAAAAGTGCGGGGGCTAGTACTTTGCTTGTCCTTGCttgttaacactagaactattGTATTAGTCAAAATTACGtgtttttaatcttttttgcaattattgaTGCTatgataatatagaaatttaaatttctttattgaaacacgtgttataataaatatcgtatcTTGTCAtacttataaaacaatatacaccAGTTCAgatagttctagtgttaaacaaATACTAATAAAACATACATAAAGCTACGGCATGGAATAAAATCTCCTAACGGCGGAGTCCACCGAGGAGTGTCGTTGACAGGCAATTGCCGTTCCGGCGGTGTTCCTCCGAGACGAAAAAAAACGACTCGTTCGATTTTACATACTCGAACGACCGACGAACCGTCTCGATCGGTTGGCGATCGTACGGACGAATCGTAAAGGGAGCGCGCGTCAACGTATCAAGGTATCAACGAACTTGCGAGCAAAAATGCAGGGGTTGCAAAAGCAAAGGCATCGCTCGTCGAGGTCAGCTGGTCGGTTGACGTCGACTAAACGAAATTACCCTCCCAGCGGCCGGCACGACTGATATAAACAGCGACCGACGACAGGGGAAAAGTAGTCGCAAGGTGGATTGGCTGTGCTCGGCACGGCCACGGTAGCGGCGGGAAGACAAGGGAAGTAGTAGGCAGTAGGGTTGGCTCAGCCGGCCGTCCTATAGATTCTGCGGCGAGCTAGCTTTTCTTCACGGATCGGTCGCTCGTGTAATCGTTGGAAACAAGCCTCCTCTCTCTGCTCCTCCCTACAATTTCTCTTAAAATCGATGATCCGCATCTGGAAAACCTTTTTCTAAGCGAGTCGAGCCGGGACGCGACGaatcgttcgttcgctcgcACGGAAACGTTCGACCAAGGAGAAACTAGACGGGGCAAAACGAGGCGAAATAAGACGAGGAGAAGTAAGACAAAGCGAAATAAGACGAGGCGAGACGAAAAGGAACGCGTTGATAACACGCGATTGCCATCACGACGACGCCGAGTATTCGCAATCGCGCCGAGATACgagaatgaaagaaacatCGGCCGGTTTATCGTACAGCGAATAGCGATACGATTCGCATAATGCGACTGCAAAGGCGGGGAAAGGCGAGTGGGAGCGTCGTAAAAAGCGCCTCGGAACGGTTCCGAATCGTTTGCTTTTCTCTTCGCGACGGCAATCAATCTTTTGCGCAGAGCTGTTTGAGGGAACGCCGCCTGTCCGCCTTACGGAACACGATCGCCGCTGACCTTTACCTTTACCTTTACTTTTAGTTTTACTCTTACCTTTAGCTTTAACTTTACGTTTATCTTTAACCAGGCGACTTCGGCTCGAACCGCGATCGGAGGCAGCgaccgcgacgcgcgcgcgcgttccgcacGGTTCCGTCGTCGAAACGAACGCGTCCTCGAACCCTACGGTACGGTAACGAGTGCGCCgataatttgttttaacatGCTTTCGCTAATTGGACTTTGCTGATTTTCAACGAACACCGCGGCTTTTTCAGTGACCTTTCGCGGTATCGATTATCGAAGTGGCGGTGAAACGCGGCGATCAACGGAACGTCTGTTTCTCGATGTTATCGCAACAAAAGCGAAGGAAAAGAACGGACGGGTTTCTGTTGTGGTTTCATTCGCTGTTGAACCTTGAATTCGCATCCATGATAAATGTCACGATGTATCTTCTTGCGGAACGGGCGACTCGCGTCGTTTAAGAGCGGTATGGATCGCGAGGATATTTGATcggctaataataataatgttcacCTTGCTTCTCGCGCAAGGTATAGATGATGCTCTTCTATCGCCTCGTTTATGCAGAAACGTGCAGCTTTATCCGATAAAAACCGTCCCGCAGATTGCGCGCGCGGGGTCTCGCGGGCGATTTCGATGCGTCTTCGAGGATCCTTCGAAACGCGGCGAGTCCTATCGTATTATGGAAATAGTCGCGGAACAGTTAACCTCGTTCCGATCTCGAGCATCCACGCGCTACCGTACGCGGCGAATTGTTTAAACGACGATTATCGATTACACAAACTTTTCCGAACGGCGTGGTTCGGTCGTTGTCATCGCGTCGTTTTAACCTCACCCGATCCAGCAGAGTTCCCCGCGCGCAATGCTGTTAAATTAATCGTGTGCCCGTTTCAATGAACAAATCGATCGTGTTTGTTTCGGCGCGGCATGAATCCCGCGGACGCCGAAGACGAggttccgcgcgcggacgcgtccgtcgacgacgagcGAGCCTTGAACCCGACGGATCTGTTGAATTACTTTAAGAACCTCGAGAGAGCGTTTCGGCGGGACGTCGGCGGCAAAGTCGACGGGAGGAACGCCGACGGCTCCAGACGGAATTGCAGGTTCGAGTGCCCTGGACGCTCGGAGAAGGTCCCTCCGCGGCACCCGGGCGAAATTACCGCGTCGGCGGACCCTCGAATCGGCGAGGGTTGGTCCGAGACGGGCATAGACCGACTGCGAGGAACAAATGCTGGCTGCGGTCGACCGGAAACGAATCGCGAAGGGAACGCGTCTTCTTCGCCGCTGTTCGCCATCTTTTCTTCCGCGATAGAAGCAAAGAGCTCGTCCGGCTCCATTCTAAATAACGAGCACGGTGTATTATTTCCGATCGCGGACGATCTTAACAGCTCGGAGATCCTCGAATGCGAAAGATTGTTGAACGAGTGCTGCGAAACGAGAACGCCGGCGAGGTATGCTTttacgaagagagagagagagatagagagagaggagaactCTGAATCGCCGGACGTACAAACCCTAACTTTCAGGGAGCGGGTAAACGCGCGACGCAGCCACAGACACCGTCGCGTCCGCGACTacggaaacgagagagagcgGGGTGGAGCGGCGCGAGAGGGGACCGTGGCGCAAGGAGAACGAGATCCGTATAAACTTGCAAACACTCGACGCAAACGTGAACGAGAACGATTCGATTGCTGGCGCGTAACGGATACCGAAACTGCGGCGGGACATTGTGTCGAGAATCCTCGTCGCTCCGCCGCGGAGCTCGACCGTCGTCCCGGCGATCGATACGGCAATCGAATCGATGACGGGACGGCGGAAAGGATCCCTTTGGAAACGAGTCGAGCGAGGAGCTGCGAGCAAGCGACGCGCTCCGAATACGCTCGTTTGACGGTGCAGCGGTTCGATTCGTGTTCTTACCTAGAAAGGGTCCGGGAAACGGTGACAAGCGAATCGGATGCAACCTGTTGCAGATGCCGTTTCTGTCGCGCGGCATTTCGCCCCGATTTCACCGCGAACGATCCGACGGGGCAATTAGAAACGCCGACGAGGTGTCGGAAGTGTGCGTCGATAGCGGTGActcgcgcgcccgcgcccaCGGGATCCCGTTTGTTCGAATCCCGTGCGAATCGGCGGACCGCGATCGAAACCTGCCCGAACGAGCGCCGTCTCGCGAATCGCTGCGACGACCGATCGTTCCGGCAGCCGTTCGTCGCCCGAAAAACGAACGGAACGATCGGTAGGAATCCGTTCGGCGATCCGGACGGTCGGAGAGTCGTGAAACCGGAATATGGCCGAGATAAGGTTCATTTGAAGAAGGTGCTCGTCTATCCGCCTTGCGGCCAAGGGGGTCCGCCGTTGACGCTTTACAAGAGCAGCTCGAACATCGACTGCGTGGTCAACGGGAATCCGCGCGGCGGTTTTCGTTATAGCGTCACCTACGTGCAGAAGTTTCAGAGCTCGTTCTGGTGTCCCGGCGATCCCGTGCGATAGGACAATCGTCAACGGTGCGCGAGTCCTTAACGAGAATGTCCTATGCGCCGTCCAAGAATCgatacctttttttttctcgcccCGTATCGGACGCCGCCGTGGCGCAGAAATTACCCAAAGGTagtaaaaaatgcattttctcGCCGAaatcatgaatatttatgcggAACttttcgatgttttatatGGACCGTCTATTTCGGAAGCGACCCCCAGTCCATTTGtgctgaaattgaaatatctcAGGGTTcacgtttaataataaaatgtctaATACGTAAATCTGACAGATTCAAATTTGCTATTTCTATGAAAGCAACTTTTAATCGAACGGTACATTATGTTACTgcaattaataagaaaaagtgGTAAACGGACTTTGGTCACTtgcaaaataaacggctcgtATTATGCGATCTTATTAACAAAGGCTAAGTTAttgaatctattatttaataactttttttaaaggaaaatataattacacgACTGATTTGCCACTAATGAACAAGAAATTGTCATCAAATTAAGAACGGATTGACAACTTAAAGCTTCAATGTTtcaatttgcaaattttttagaactaacttaatattatttgacaatacTCTGAATGACATATATAGTGTTATAGTGAATTTCTATGCTCACTCTATGGAGAAAAGTGATTTTAATActgaattttaatactattgaCTGTATACCATGTATTCTAGTAAGCccaatattaaaatgaaactttaaAGGACGCTTGTgagattgaatattttatcgcTTTTCGGTGTCGCTTTCCAGAGTAGGGCGAAAATTTAATCAACGCGTAACGATTATTGCAATTAACGATTAAATTCCTACTTCGGTCGTCAATCGCTATTAACGATCAGATCTCCGCATTAGTCGTTAATTCCGATTAATAGTCGGATTCTTCTCCGTTTTAATTTCCGGAATTCTTTTCTCGA from Augochlora pura isolate Apur16 chromosome 5, APUR_v2.2.1, whole genome shotgun sequence harbors:
- the Tk gene encoding tachykinin isoform X2 encodes the protein MIVRSCLCLLATIVFTLADDTSSNSVLSVKGDPMSFEGMRGNKNLASSEDAAISKRAPMGFQGMRGKKDSMADDIERDLVQESVDKRAPMGFQGTRGKKDSLGSDLEDSYVPSDAYEKRAYYKQDEHYKRAPMGFQGMRGKKSLEEILSEIEKRNTLGYQDARDADSYLFDYSEDYDARIPSLTVGRFQEEDARDRKNEILGDWEKRAPMGFQGMRGKKAILDAIEQLEKRARMAGFHGMRGKKDSFASYIDYPINPSEYAKRSTDFHERDIIESLKRARMGFHGMRGTNNDRGDKAIAYEIAKRSPYRYVGVRGKKNPRWEFRGKFVGVRGKKSSLSQHRSVF
- the Tk gene encoding tachykinin isoform X1, encoding MIVRSCLCLLATIVFTLADDTSSNSVLSVKGDPMSFEGMRGNKNLASSEDAAISKRAPMGFQGMRGKKDSMADDIERDLVQESVDKRAPMGFQGTRGKKDSLGSDLEDSYVPSDAYEKRAYYKQDEHYKRAPMGFQGMRGKKSLEEILSEIEKRNTLGYQDARDADSYLFDYSEDYDARIPSLTVGRFQEEDARDRKNEILGDWEKRAPMGFQGMRGKKAILDAIEQLEKRARMAGFHGMRGKKDSFASYIDYPINPSEYAKRSTDFHERDIIESLKRARMGFHGMRGKRDASQIYGVSSSYQGTNNDRGDKAIAYEIAKRSPYRYVGVRGKKNPRWEFRGKFVGVRGKKSSLSQHRSVF